A region from the Brassica napus cultivar Da-Ae chromosome C8, Da-Ae, whole genome shotgun sequence genome encodes:
- the LOC106415027 gene encoding uncharacterized protein LOC106415027 has product MAAADTTALSYWLNWRVFLCALIILAPLVLASILIRRYEGKRREGVSPGTLFKHEAWSTCLKTVHPRWLLAFRVLSFVAMLSLLIANVVIHGGGVFYFYTQWTFTLVTLYFGYGSLLSIYGCCIYNKEESCTYTSIGDAEEGTYTPSIILEEAANNSKPCGTPAGFGVYIFQVIFQTCAGAVVLTDIVFWGLIYPFTKGYRLSFLHVCMHSLNAVFLLGDTCLNSLRFPLFRISYFAFWSCIFVAYQWIIHAFKNLWWPYQFLDLSSPYAPLWYLGVALVHIPCFAVFALIVKMKNSLLERHSS; this is encoded by the exons ATGGCTGCTGCTGATACAACAGCATTAAGTTACTGGCTGAACTGGAGGGTCTTCCTCTGTGCATTAATCATCTTAGCTCCGTTAGTATTAGCATCAATCCTGATCCGGAGATACGAAGGCAAGAGAAGAGAAGGAGTATCCCCAGGGACATTGTTCAAACACGAAGCTTGGAGCACGTGTCTTAAAACAGTCCACCCTCGCTGGTTGCTTGCCTTTAGAGTATTATCGTTTGTCGCAATGCTGTCTCTGCTCATCGCCAATGTTGTTATCCATGGAGGCGGCGTGTTTTACTTCTATACTCA GTGGACGTTTACTCTCGTCACACTCTACTTTGGG TATGGTTCGTTGTTATCTATTTACGGATGCTGCATCTACAATAAAGAAGAGAGTTGTACTTATACAAGCATAGGTGATGCGGAAGAAGGCACTTATACACCGTCTATCATCCTTGAAGAGGCAGCAAACAACTCAAAACCTTGTGGTACACCAGCTGGTTTTGGGGTTTACATCTTTCAAGTCATTTTCCAA ACTTGTGCAGGTGCTGTTGTGCTAACGGATATCGTGTTTTGGGGATTAATCTACCCGTTTACTAAAGGTTACAGACTGAGTTTT CTCCATGTTTGTATGCATTCTCTCAACGCAGTTTTTCTCCTCGGTGACACATGTCTCAATTCTTTG CGATTCCCGCTGTTTAGGATCTCTTACTTTGCATTCTGGAGCTGCATTTTCGTGGCTTACCAATGGATTATCCATGCTTTCAAGAACTTATG GTGGCCATACCAATTTCTTGATCTGTCGTCACCCTATGCACCCTTATG GTACTTGGGAGTGGCATTGGTGCATATACCGTGCTTCGCCGTCTTTGCTTTGATCGTAAAGATGAAGAATTCTTTGCTAGAGCGTCACAGCTCGTGA
- the LOC106415032 gene encoding uncharacterized protein LOC106415032 isoform X1, with the protein MCTTHHDDQPQQQNLPCLHCDPHSYIHMVQHMIERCIILRMSRDECVQALDHHATIPPLVTLTVWRGLERENKDFFETYEHSFSPEPFSSKIFWDHQCVCVYFNCEYISIQCLSQHIDQNLKSKCCL; encoded by the exons ATGTGTACTACTCATCATGATGATCAACCACAACAACAAAACCTCCCTTGTCTCCACTGCGACCCACACTCATACATTCACATG GTTCAACATATGATAGAGAGGTGTATCATACTCCGTATGAGTCGTGACGAATGCGTCCAGGCGTTAGATCACCACGCAACCATTCCACCACTCGTTACGCTCACCG TTTGGAGAGGACTTGAGAGGGAAAATAAGGATTTCTTTGAAACGTATGAGCATTCCTTCTCTCCTGAGCCATTCTCAAGTAAGATTTTCTGGGATCAtcaatgtgtgtgtgtgtatttcaATTGTGAATACATTTCAATTCAATGTCTCAGCCAACATATCGACCAAAATCTCAAGTCGAAATgttgtttgtaa
- the LOC106415032 gene encoding uncharacterized protein LOC106415032 isoform X2: MCTTHHDDQPQQQNLPCLHCDPHSYIHMVQHMIERCIILRMSRDECVQALDHHATIPPLVTLTVWRGLERENKDFFETYEHSFSPEPFSSGCVRRSPRLARRVKQ; the protein is encoded by the exons ATGTGTACTACTCATCATGATGATCAACCACAACAACAAAACCTCCCTTGTCTCCACTGCGACCCACACTCATACATTCACATG GTTCAACATATGATAGAGAGGTGTATCATACTCCGTATGAGTCGTGACGAATGCGTCCAGGCGTTAGATCACCACGCAACCATTCCACCACTCGTTACGCTCACCG TTTGGAGAGGACTTGAGAGGGAAAATAAGGATTTCTTTGAAACGTATGAGCATTCCTTCTCTCCTGAGCCATTCTCAA GCGGATGTGTTCGGAGATCGCCGAGGTTGGCTAGAAGGGTAAAACAATGA
- the LOC106412078 gene encoding ATP-citrate synthase alpha chain protein 1-like — MVALKLDFAEVATFVEERLGKEVEMSGCIGPITTFIVEPFIPHNEEFYLNVVSDRLGYSISFSECGGIEIEENWDKVKTIFLQTGASLAPEVCAPLVATLPLEIKAEIEEFIKVIFTLFQDLDFTFLEMNPFTLVDGKPYPLDMRGELDDTAAFKNFKKWGDVEFPMPFGRVMSLTESFIHGLDEKTSASLKFTVLNPKGRIWTMVAGGGASVIYADTVGDLGYASELGNYAEYSGAPKEDEVLQYARVVIDCATANPDGKSRALVIGGGIANFTDVAATFNGIIRALKEKESKLKAARMHIYVRRRGPNYQKGLAKMRSLGDEIGVPIEVYGPEATMTGICKEAIQYITAAA; from the exons ATGGTTGCCTTGAAACTAGATTTTGCTGAAGTTGCCACTTTTGTCGAAGAGCGTTTGGGCAAAGAG GTAGAGATGAGTGGATGCATAGGACCCATAACAACATTTATAGTCGAACCATTCATCCCACACAATGAAGAGTTTTATCTTAACGTTGTCTCGGATCGCCTTGGTTACAGCATCAGCTTTTCAGAGTGTGGAGGGATTGAGATCGAGGAGAACTGGGACAAG GTGAAGACAATATTCTTACAAACGGGTGCTTCACTGGCACCTGAAGTATGTGCACCTCTTGTGGCAACTCTTCCACTAGAG ATCAAAGCAGAGATTGAAGAGTTTATCAAAGTCATTTTCACCTTATTCCAAG ATCTTGATTTCACTTTCTTGGAGATGAATCCTTTCACACTAGTTGATGGAAAGCCTTATCCTCTTGATATGAGGGGTGAGCTTGATGATACTGCCGCCTTCAAGAACTTCAAGAA ATGGGGAGACGTTGAGTTTCCTATGCCATTTGGAAGAGTGATGAGTCTCACTGAAAGCTTCATCCATGGATTAGATGAGAAG ACAAGTGCGTCCTTGAAGTTTACTGTTCTGAATCCCAAGGGGAGGATTTGGACAATGGTAGCTGGAGGAGGAGCAAGTGTCATCTATGCAGATACT GTTGGAGATCTTGGTTACGCATCTGAACTTGGCAACTATGCTGAATACAGTGGAGCACCTAAAGAAGATGAGGTTTTGCAGTACGCTAGAGTTGTTATTGAT TGTGCTACAGCAAACCCTGATGGAAAGAGCAGAGCTCTTGTGATTGGAGGTGGAATTGCCAACTTCACTGATGTTGCTGCTACTTTCAATGGTATAATCCGTGCTCTCAAAGAAAAG GAATCAAAGCTGAAAGCAGCAAGGATGCATATATATGTGAGGAGACGAGGACCAAACTACCAAAAGGGACTTGCTAAGATGAGATCACTTGGAGATGAGATCGGTGTCCCCATTGAGGTCTATGGTCCAGAAGCAACCATGACAGGTATCTGCAAGGAAGCAATCCAGTACATCACAGCTGCAGCATAA
- the LOC106362428 gene encoding lipase-like produces the protein MMKLWMVTSLELAELFVSAMVHLLYAFYIFSTAVAGDISKNVNDYLFKSNVDVNDYDQSQSNVEGLPPIVLVHGIFGFGKGRLGGLSYFAGAEKKDERVLVPDLGSLTSIYDRARELFYYLKGGRVDFGEEHSEACGHSRFGRDYRKGQYPEWDEDHPIHFVGHSAGAQVIRVLQQMLADKAFEGFDETNENWVLSVTSLSGAFNGTTRTYLDGMRTEDGIGMKPISLLQLCRIGVIMYDWLDISWLKTYYSFGFDHFNMSWKKTGLRGLVDCLVGNTGPFATGDWVLPDLTIQGSTSLNSNLQTFPNTYYFSYATKRTRRIMGMTIPSGVLGIHPMLFLRVFQMSQWRFPQDVSPPYKGYRDEEWQENDGAMNTISMTHPRLPVEHPSRFIRSDSECQTLQPGIWYYKIVEADHITFIVNRERAGVQFDLIYDSIFQRCRKHVFRKIPQTLPNQSPRAPRSPR, from the exons atgatgaagttgTGGATGGTGACTTCTCTTGAACTCGCTGAGCTCTTCGTGAGCGCTATGGTGCATTTGCTTTACGCGTTCTATATATTCAGCACCGCCGTCGCCGGAGATATATCTAAGAACGTTAATGATTACTTGTTCAAGTCAAATGTGGATGTCAACGACTACGATCAAAGTCAAAGCAATGTCGAAGGTCTGCCTCCTATTGTATTGGTTCATGGGATCTTTGGTTTTGGCAAAGGG AGATTAGGAGGCTTATCATACTTTGCTGGTGCTGAGAAGAAAGATGAGAGGGTTCTTGTTCCTGATTTGGGATCCTTAACAAGCATCTATGATAG GGCAAGGGAGTTATTCTATTACCTAAAAGGAGGAAGAGTTGATTTTGGAGAAGAGCATAGTGAAGCTTGTGGACATTCTCGGTTTGGTAGAGACTACAGAAAAG ggCAATACCCTGAATGGGATGAGGATCATCCTATTCATTTTGTGGGGCATTCAGCTGGTGCGCAAGTCATACGTGTGTTGCAGCAAATGCTTGCAGATAAG GCTTTTGAAGGGTTTGATGAAACTAATGAGAATTGGGTTCTGAGTGTGACATCATTGTCCGGAGCATTCAATGGTACTACCAGGACTTACTTAGATGGCATGAG GACAGAAGATGGAATAGGCATGAAGCCAATATCTCTCTTGCAGCTATGTCGTATAGGCGTGATAATGTATGATTGGTTGGACATCTCATGGCTAAAGACTTACTACAGTTTTGGGTTCGATCACTTCAACATGTCTTGGAAGAAAACTGGGTTGAGAGGTTTAGTTGATTGCCTTGTGGGAAACACAGGTCCTTTTGCTACTGGTGATTGGGTCTTACCTGATCTAACGATCCAAGGCTCCACAAGTCTCAACTCCAATCTCCAGACGTTCCCAAACACTTACTACTTCAGCTATGCGACTAAGCGCACCCGCAGAATCATGGGCATGACTATTCCTTCAGGTGTTCTTGGCATCCACCCTATGCTCTTCCTCCGCGTCTTTCAGATGAGCCAATGGAGGTTCCCGCAAGATGTTTCTCCTCCCTATAAAGGCTACAG GGATGAGGAATGGCAAGAGAACGATGGGGCAATGAACACAATATCAATGACGCATCCGAGGCTACCAGTGGAGCATCCAAGCCGGTTCATAAGAAGCGACTCTGAGTGCCAAACGTTACAACCTGGAATATG GTACTATAAGATAGTGGAAGCAGATCACATAACGTTCATAGTGAATAGAGAGAGAGCTGGAGTGCAGTTTGATCTAATATACGACAGTATCTTCCAACGTTGCAGGAAACATGTTTTTAGAAAGATTCCTCAGACTCTTCCTAATCAATCTCCTCGTGCACCTCGCTCTCCTCGTTGA